A genomic segment from Neobacillus sp. YX16 encodes:
- a CDS encoding C40 family peptidase produces the protein MLKKFVVAFVIIVSFSSLFANMGDKAEAAYYHTKAVSVAKSNIGVPYQWGGMSPSGFDCSGLIRYSYARAGKTLNRTAAQMFYGNGYRIYNYIQPGDLMFYAPTKASSPTHVAMYIGNGKMIMASSSKGVMITSTNNPYWHPRYVGTKRV, from the coding sequence ATGCTTAAGAAATTCGTCGTAGCTTTTGTCATTATTGTTTCTTTCAGCTCTTTGTTTGCTAACATGGGTGATAAAGCGGAAGCAGCTTATTATCATACAAAAGCAGTTTCGGTTGCGAAGTCTAATATTGGAGTACCTTATCAATGGGGCGGGATGTCACCAAGTGGTTTTGATTGTTCAGGACTTATTAGGTATTCCTACGCAAGGGCTGGAAAAACACTAAATCGCACAGCCGCCCAAATGTTCTACGGTAACGGATATCGTATCTATAATTATATTCAACCAGGTGATTTAATGTTTTATGCTCCAACCAAGGCAAGTAGCCCAACACATGTTGCCATGTATATCGGGAATGGTAAAATGATTATGGCTTCTTCATCAAAAGGGGTCATGATTACAAGCACAAACAACCCATATTGGCATCCAAGATATGTTGGAACAAAACGCGTTTAA